In Physeter macrocephalus isolate SW-GA chromosome 2, ASM283717v5, whole genome shotgun sequence, a single window of DNA contains:
- the LOC112065114 gene encoding UDP-glucuronosyltransferase 1A3-like, whose translation MSLGLWLPGQVLRGLLLCLCVGRWAEAGKVLVVPMEGSHWLSMREAVRELHARGHQAVVLSPEVNMHIKAEDFFTMKTYAIPYTQDEFDYIVTGKTHLLFERIHFLTLFLETMASLKNVSLVFQRSCEQLFYTKDLIRHLNASSFDVVLTDPVYPCGAVLAKYLSIPAVFFLRSIPCDLDIEGTACPNPFSYVPRLLTMNSDHMTFFQRVKNVLYPLTLKYICQVSFTPYARIASDLLHREVSLVDIFGSASIWLFRGDFVMDYPRPIMPNMVFIGGINCANRKPLSRVCIGAFIQSTFQVEHVCLKNNLLPGASLSTDLFKDFHLSFSF comes from the coding sequence ATGTCCCTGGGACTGTGGCTTCCCGGGCAGGTACTCCGTGGCCTCTTGCTCTGCCTGTGCGTCGGGCGATGGGCCGAGGCTGGGAAGGTGCTGGTGGTCCCCATGGAGGGCAGCCACTGGCTCAGCATGCGGGAGGCCGTGCGGGAGCTCCATGCCAGAGGCCACCAAGCAGTGGTCCTTTCTCCTGAGGTGAATATGCACATCAAGGCAGAGGACTTTTTCACCATGAAAACCTATGCCATTCCATACACCCAGGATGAATTTGATTACATCGTGACAGGCAAGACTCATCTGCTttttgaaagaatacattttctaACATTGTTTTTGGAAACTATGGCCTctttgaaaaatgtgtctttggtCTTTCAAAGGTCTTGTGAGCAACTATTTTATACCAAGGACCTGATCAGGCACCTGAATGCCAGTTCCTTTGATGTGGTTTTAACGGACCCCGTTTACCCCTGCGGAGCGGTGCTGGCTAAGTACCTGTCGATTCCGGCTGTGTTTTTTTTGCGTTCCATTCCATGTGACTTAGATATTGAGGGCACAGCGTGCCCAAACCCTTTCTCATATGTTCCTAGGTTACTAACAATGAATTCAGACCACATGACATTCTTCCAAAGGGTCAAGAACGTGCTCTACCCTTTGACCCTCAAGTACATCTGCCAAGTTTCTTTCACTCCTTATGCACGTATAGCCTCTGACCTGCTTCACAGAGAGGTGTCGCTGGTGGATATTTTTGGCTCTGCATCCATCTGGCTGTTCAGAGGAGACTTTGTGATGGACTACCCCCGGCCAATCATGCCCAACATGGTCTTCATCGGGGGTATCAACTGTGCCAACAGGAAACCATTATCTCGGGTCTGTATTGGTGCTTTTATTCAATCAACGTTCCAAGTGGAGCacgtttgtttaaaaaacaacttaCTTCCCGGTGCTTCTTTATCTActgatctttttaaagatttccacCTCTCATTCTCCTTCTAA
- the LOC129392842 gene encoding UDP-glucuronosyltransferase 1A3-like: MSLGLWLPGQVLRGLLLCLCVGRWAEAGKVLVVPMEGSHWLSMREAVRELHARGHQAVVLSPEVNMHIKAEDFFTMKTYAIPYTQDEFDYIVTGKTHLLFERIHFLTLFLETMASLKNVSLVFQRSCEQLFYTKDLIRHLNASSFDVVLTDPVYPCGAVLAKYLSIPAVFFLRSIPCDLDIEGTACPNPFSYVPRLLTMNSDHMTFFQRVKNVLYPLTLKYICQVSFTPYARIASDLLHREVSLVDIFGSASIWLFRGDFVMDYPRPIMPNMVFIGGINCANRKPLSRVCIDFSLNLGGVCAAAAGGRRRSGPSGPRSPAPRRSMGRSAAEQAAAPVAGLGQRKSPPGGSGMAACRT; the protein is encoded by the exons ATGTCCCTGGGACTGTGGCTTCCCGGGCAGGTACTCCGTGGCCTCTTGCTCTGCCTGTGCGTCGGGCGATGGGCCGAGGCTGGGAAGGTGCTGGTGGTCCCCATGGAGGGCAGCCACTGGCTCAGCATGCGGGAGGCCGTGCGGGAGCTCCATGCCAGAGGCCACCAAGCAGTGGTCCTTTCTCCTGAGGTGAATATGCACATCAAGGCAGAGGACTTTTTCACCATGAAAACCTATGCCATTCCATACACCCAGGATGAATTTGATTACATCGTGACAGGCAAGACTCATCTGCTttttgaaagaatacattttctaACATTGTTTTTGGAAACTATGGCCTctttgaaaaatgtgtctttggtCTTTCAAAGGTCTTGTGAGCAACTATTTTATACCAAGGACCTGATCAGGCACCTGAATGCCAGTTCCTTTGATGTGGTTTTAACGGACCCCGTTTACCCCTGCGGAGCGGTGCTGGCTAAGTACCTGTCGATTCCGGCTGTGTTTTTTTTGCGTTCCATTCCATGTGACTTAGATATTGAGGGCACAGCGTGCCCAAACCCTTTCTCATATGTTCCTAGGTTACTAACAATGAATTCAGACCACATGACATTCTTCCAAAGGGTCAAGAACGTGCTCTACCCTTTGACCCTCAAGTACATCTGCCAAGTTTCTTTCACTCCTTATGCACGTATAGCCTCTGACCTGCTTCACAGAGAGGTGTCGCTGGTGGATATTTTTGGCTCTGCATCCATCTGGCTGTTCAGAGGAGACTTTGTGATGGACTACCCCCGGCCAATCATGCCCAACATGGTCTTCATCGGGGGTATCAACTGTGCCAACAGGAAACCATTATCTCGGGTCTGTATTG atTTTAGTTTGAACTTGGGCGGGGTCTGCGCCGCGGCCGCAGGCGGACGGCGCAGGTCAGGTCCCTCCGGTCCGCGCTCCCCGGCTCCGAGGCGGTCGATGGGACGGAGCGCCGCGGAGCAAGCGGCGGCGCCCGTCGCGGGGCTGGGGCAGCGCAAGAGCCCGCCGGGAGGCTCGGGCATGGCGGCCTGCAGGACCTGA
- the LOC102993643 gene encoding LOW QUALITY PROTEIN: neuropilin and tolloid-like protein 2 (The sequence of the model RefSeq protein was modified relative to this genomic sequence to represent the inferred CDS: inserted 4 bases in 3 codons), whose amino-acid sequence MRMQRGCRRAAAAASSAPQRSAGQLGNLALEQLCSVXVWLITILVVEGIAVAQKTQDGQNIGIKHIPATQRGLWARTRNGGHFASPNYLDSYPPNKERISILEAAPRQKTQLTFECRFDHLEVRDGPFGFSPHVDRYCGVKSPPLMRSTGRFMWIKFSSDEELEGLGFLAKYSFIPDPDFTYLGGCQFELSGADGIVRSSQVEQGEKTKPGQAVDCNWTSKATPKDKIYLRFLDYQMEHSNECKRNFVAVYDGSSSIENLKAKFCSTVAHDVMLKTGVGVIRMWADEGSRLSTFRRLFTSFVEPPCTDSTFFCHSNTCVNNSLVGNGVENCAYPWDENHCKEKKKAGLFEQIVKTHGTIVGIASGIVLVLLIISILVQVRQPRKKVMACNIAFNKTGFQEEFDPPHYELFSPRDKEMSADXSEELDSYQKTRSSSTASPGIHDRHCGSQAPSLKQSRTNLSSMELPFRNGFAQPQPMKTFNSIFKKRSYSFKQAHECSEQALGDRVMEEIPCEIXVRGREDSAQASIAID is encoded by the exons ATGCGGATGCAGCGGGGCTGCCGccgcgctgccgccgccgcctcctcggCCCCGCAGCGAAGCGCCGGGCAGCTCGGGAACCTGGCCCTGGAGCAGCTCTGCTCCG CTGTGTGGTTAATAACAATACTTGTAGTGGAAGGGATTGCTGTGGCCCAAAAGACCCAAGATGGACAAAATATTGGAATCAAGCACATTCCTGCAACCCAGCGTGGCCTTTGGGCTCGAACCAGAAATGGAGGTCATTTTGCTTCACCAAATTATCTTGACTCATATCCACCAAACAAGGAACGTATCTCCATTTTGGAAGCTGCTCCCCGTCAAAAAACACAGCTGACCTTTGAATGTCGGTTTGATCACTTGGAAGTTCGAGACGGGCCCTTTGGTTTCTCTCCACATGTAGATCGTTACTGTGGTGTGAAAAGCCCTCCATTAATGAGATCAACAGGGAGATTCATGTGGATTAAGTTCAGTTCTGATGAAGAACTTGAAGGACTGGGATTTCTAGCAAAATATTCGTTTATTCCAGATCCAGACTTTACTTACCTAGGAGGTTGCCAGTTTGAGCTGTCAGGAGCCGACGGAATAGTACGTTCGAGTCAGGTAGAACAAGGGGAGAAAACAAAACCCGGCCAAGCAGTTGATTGCAATTGGACGAGTAAAGCTACTCCAAAAGATAAGATTTATTTGAGGTTCCTAGATTATCAAATGGAGCACTCAAATGAATGCAAGAGAAACTTTGTTGCAGTCTACGATGGGAGCAGTTCTATTGAAAATCTGAAGGCCAAGTTTTGCAGCACCGTGGCCCATGACGTAATGCTTAAAACAGGAGTTGGGGTGATACGGATGTGGGCTGATGAAGGTAGTCGGCTTAGCACGTTCAGAAGGCTTTTTACTTCCTTTGTGGAGCCTCCCTGCACAGACAGCACTTTCTTCTGCCATAGCAACACGTGCGTCAATAATTCTTTAGTAGGTAATGGGGTTGAAAACTGTGCATACCCTTGGGATGAAAATcattgtaaagaaaagaaaaaagcaggacTGTTTGAACAAATCGTTAAAACTCACGGAACAATTGTTGGCATTGCGTCAGGGATTGTCTTGGTCCttctcattatttctattttagtcCAAGTGAGACAGCCTCGAAAAAAGGTCATGGCTTGCAACATTGCTTTTAATAAAACTGGATTTCAAGAAGAGTTTGATCCTCCTCATTATGAACTGTTTTCACCGAGAGACAAGGAGATGTCTGCAG CGTCAGAGGAACTGGACAGCTACCAGAAGACGCGGAGCTCCTCCACTGCGTCGCCGGGCATCCACGACCGTCACTGTGGATCTCAAGCACCCAGCCTCAAGCAAAGCAGGACCAACCTGAGTTCCATGGAACTTCCCTTCCGAAATGGTTTTGCACAACCGCAGccaatgaaaacatttaataGCATCTTCAAAAAGAGAAGCTACTCTTTCAAGCAGGCGCATGAGTGCTCTGAACAGGCCCTCGGAGACAGAGTAATGGAAGAGATTCCCTGTGAAAT TGTCAGAGGGAGGGAAGATTCTGCACAAGCATCCATAGCCatcgat